One window of Tenacibaculum maritimum NCIMB 2154 genomic DNA carries:
- a CDS encoding DUF3050 domain-containing protein, translated as MKRILSIEKRVEPLREVLKKHELYEALSDIKDVRIFMESHVFAVWDFMSLLKALQQKLTCVSLPWIPVVNPTTARFVNEIVHGEESDINEKGEPKSHFEMYLDAMEQVGADMTQITTFIEKIKERESIDKILKEIKVLKEVEDFVNFTFEVIKTEQPHIIAASFTFGREDVIPDMFLEIVQKAEEGNNVSYSKLTYYLRRHIELDGDEHGPLSLKMIEELCGNDAKKWNEVESYAKEALQKRIDLWTGIANVLKR; from the coding sequence TTATCAATAGAAAAGCGAGTAGAGCCACTTAGAGAAGTGTTAAAAAAGCATGAGCTGTATGAGGCGTTAAGTGATATTAAAGATGTAAGAATTTTTATGGAAAGCCATGTATTTGCTGTTTGGGATTTTATGTCGCTATTAAAAGCATTACAGCAAAAGTTAACATGTGTTAGCTTACCTTGGATTCCCGTGGTAAATCCAACAACAGCAAGATTTGTAAATGAAATTGTGCACGGAGAAGAAAGTGATATTAATGAAAAAGGCGAACCTAAAAGCCATTTTGAGATGTATTTAGATGCTATGGAGCAGGTAGGAGCCGATATGACTCAAATTACCACTTTTATAGAGAAAATAAAAGAAAGGGAATCTATAGATAAAATATTAAAGGAAATAAAAGTACTCAAAGAGGTAGAAGATTTTGTTAATTTTACCTTTGAGGTAATAAAAACTGAGCAACCGCATATTATAGCAGCAAGTTTTACTTTTGGAAGAGAAGATGTAATTCCAGATATGTTTTTAGAAATCGTTCAAAAAGCAGAAGAAGGAAATAATGTTAGTTATAGTAAATTAACCTATTATTTAAGAAGGCATATTGAGTTAGATGGAGATGAACATGGTCCTTTATCATTAAAAATGATTGAGGAATTGTGCGGCAATGATGCTAAAAAATGGAATGAGGTAGAAAGTTATGCAAAGGAGGCATTACAAAAGAGAATTGACCTTTGGACAGGAATAGCAAATGTGCTAAAAAGGTAA